ATCGTACAGAGCATGATATTTGTGGATATCAATAGATGGCAtataaaacatggaaaacattaaataaaacagaaaagcatAAAATTCGATTGAATAATCTTATGAAAGAAGAGTGGCTTAAATACTATACAAACTTGCGGTATGATGCTAACATGAAATTAAAAGCCTCACCGACATAGCAAGAAAATAACTCACAGCGACTTCGCAAACCACAAATAATCCAAATGCAACAGGTTTAAATGTAATTACCGAAAAGTTAATTAAATATGAGGAATTATCACCACACAATCATTTGCATTTGCTGAAAGCAAAAACATGTACGAAATTGATGGTAAGAAAAACTAACGTCGATATATAGGAAAGGAGATTTAATATATACGAAGACCCAGGAAAAGTATGAGCTAagttcatttcttcattttttgagTTTTCATCAATATATGAAAGTATGGAACGGATCCAATATTTCCTGCAGTAGTATGTAGGCAAAATCAAGCACAgtcttattgaaacttcctggcagattaaaactgtgtgtaggactgagactcgaactcgggacctttgtctttcgcgggcaagtgctctaccgactgagctacccaatcacgtctcacgccccgttctcagagctttacttctgccaggatctcgtctcctaccttccgaacttcacagaagctctcctgagaaccctgcagaactagcactcctggaaaaaaggatattattATAAATGACTTATGAAAAAGTCCGGTACAGGGAAAAAAAGAACGCAGTCCAtatgaaacagggaaataaaagGCTTAGTCCATCAAGTGCTGGCCTTTAAATAATGATATGGGTTACAATCCTGACAAACAGTTGTTGTCAAGCATTGTTGTAATTAAGTGCTTCGATGGTGCATTAAGCTATTCTGTGCAGGTCTTTGTATAGTGCGCTAAAGTGTCTGCAGTTTTGTGAAAAgacgtgcgacgggtcaggctcttatcgcgcagtttcctttccctgaaagaaaatccacctacctcgtttcttaggtagttgctgcactcgcctctcctgatagcagctactggaaaaattgcagaaaagcagtgttgaagaaactgcaatttaatagccgctcaccggaggccgcgatacatgtttgctgaaatacaatctatgagcaatcttcctaaataaattgagttattggaatggtagtaattgtttactcaaacgagaacgcgaagttggtaattctatttaagctctttattgtctttaagcctgatcatcagcccgctaatctacgtttgaagaaagttcagttcacaattctatccacactcaaaccccgccagaattacaaagttacggaatttacttaactgcaacacagacgattttctaacatacacgtttgcagtcgatgttcaataatagttcgttttttaacgttaatgctcgccataagcacttagtaaaagtttacgaagtaccgccacgcttttaattattaaagttactcgcgtctttcgcggaacgaaaagtcacaactcgctcaaactcacactacgcgttactggactcttccagtctcaaatcgcacagtaccgaaccgatgaagccgttttatgacttcattttacacattattcgcgaggacacatcaagcatgtctcttctcgatcacagttccttcgcgactcctcatcactcgcgactccctctcctagtctgctaaccgtcctcgcatctcattggctcacacatcacacagccaatcagaattaactctttgggtgcgcctcgcgccaaaatctagcacgcaccagtcatgacttctgaatcatttacgtcatgatttcttgttacacaaaatttactgtataatttaacaaaccgaaaggaaaactagactttactttatttccagaaattatttaaatactcgcgaacgttctggctgcttgtacaataccatacactcttggacatccgacattcactaagatggggaaccactggcgactctgttcccacggttacatcgtctgaacacttgcgagttccaacctagattttatacacttgcaaagaatggcgaatgtccctctttcattcactcaggcacactcattcactctcacctactcatataaaataactgttcacaaaaattcaaaacatttatggttttaacaaagttataggtgaatttctaaaagtaaaattctcaaaataaatacaaaagcacggaaggtgattttgtttcatagttggatggtcactgaaggtgatctatacataatggtatttatttagactcgaaaattgtagaaatttgcgttttctgtaagatttttctaatttccaaaatatgcaggtttcaaagctcaaatttggatgacttatttttattcataacagaaactagtatattaacttttaatttcctcaggttcctcagttagaagttattaaagatgaaagttccacgttatacacgcggctagttagcgcacaggtcttacattctcacggtacagacatgccatatggtcgtgacgtcagacgaacggacaccggtaatctgcccgctacagcacatatgctaatctgatggctactttacagtctgtctacatttcacagtaaatatttgatagaaaactgtgcgctcgcactagttgcgacgccacacacctcctgaggaaactaaattttttcattcatgacaaacttttagttttctaaaaaaaatttctattaaagatttactcaaacagctatttaacatttatagttcctgtacatcaatcatccacttatacctagggctgacgacctacaaaacatcttatatctaaacatgcacttttatcatcattcaaaaaaaaatttttcagattacaaacttctatttacaaattcctgaatgagaaaacaaacctaaatactatcttgatgtacgtcacacgcacactaacactactatcgctatggtgagcgtcacttttttttaccacttacacttaagattttgatagcactcgtagttcgaccgggtcctgcttgggaggtccatttcaagtctcgtgctaccacctctgtttacttcggcgcacctgaaacatcagctggcctcagttccctttctaactgctacgtcttaacctacagcagcgataaatggcgctatctgcttgactctaaagtctcatatttttgataaaatttactttacagtatgtacaattttcaaatttttttttttttttttttttttaagtgaaaagtgagttgactttcctaatgcagtaccgaagtggcacatttactctttaattacttcttcatctcataatcaaacaagttatggttacataagaaatactaagaaaaacaattcctacaaatagttcacaaatacataataaatctccgccagcactggtgactctccagttcctgtacaatacacaacaatataaaatatacacaaaattatcaatattacaattctgtctccaggcaatctcctgtagtcctgtatcataaattaaacactgaaaaatacatatttacttattcatttatcaacactacaatccttatactaatctctacgacaaacttggggagctttgtgtgtctctggtcaaaaatggaatcgatgtcatgggtactttcctcatctcacatatctggagttacttcaatttcttgtcaacatcaggttttctctagtcacattcgggtttaatttacaactctcatactcatacttcacacactcaggttagtatttgttaaagcgtttcctactaatctgcgaaacctcgttacccatactttctaacatacatccacctcctgagttaccaacgtcgcctcagctctgtttacattcgtagcctcacttccttttgtttacaaacatctcctctgtttaccaacaaacgccacctctggttaccaacattaagctttttatttactcaccttcgtagcctcactttttcctaatatcgagctagccaaacactatgctcattctttctccttttctcacatatttctcttcatttgacagtcagtcctgctgcactgtccctttaacttaacttcctttacccctttgacagtcaaccttgttgcactgtacctttactcattttaccactaaatcacctcctgaggctctgacttcattgaacagacagttttgctgtactgctccatttcctttcctaaacattagcttaatgctacgtcttaacatatcgttctgttacttaacaaacagcttcaatgttcgtcaccatattttctgaggctcttacatttcttagttattttacctttctaagggcattactcacaccttaggccaaacatttactttactgagacttattacttatctgaggtatcttaatcctttttgattttctcttacactcattccttacgcttaacctatactgcactgaggttctttcctactcattacttaaacactttatcacttaaaaactacgatagagaagaaggaaagacgatagaattttagttctgaatgaaagaagaggtaggttgacaatacggaaaagaaagtggaagaaatattgtcaaacgactcgagacctagtgctcgtcacgcacttagctctgcaaagagtgcaaagctctctgaggtatctactcactcctggccacgtctctcttttgaacatatcttttcaaatccacaatgttcctaagccctaacaccttatgtgatttcacaaactccagtctataagcatttgggtgaggcttctctacgattctaaatgggcccacgtactcatcggtaaacttctttgtttctgacgtaagtttcttagatctttccctagttttcactagcactagatcccctacctgaaaactagtgggatcagctcttgcgtcatgccttctctttctttccagggccttctttcttatattaatacgtgccagtctctccttctcttcgatggctatgtctgtgagatttggaaactcgaccaggtcgaataaaatattattcggcctaatgtcacacattagctctactggtgcatatcctgtggcttcatgcttcagatggtttattacttcttcgaagtattcaatataattggcccaagcggagtgttttttatgacaatatgttctacacaatctgtttaactccttcataattcgctcacacatgttcccttgaggaaagtacgcggagatttttatgtgatcgatacctctctgttgtaaacattcactaaatttcttagagataaactggggcccattgtctgacaatattgcctttggcactcctatcttcccaaaatagtccttctccaacttattcactaatactttagagttggctttcttaattgggtaaaattttacgtacttagtaaacccatccaccatcacaaacacatattcacatccccctctagacactggtagtggaccaaataaatctacagctactaaatccagccgattttgtggttctactgaatacatctgtccttggatagttctattgttggccctaactttctggcaacgatcacaggattctaatcgctgttgcacccttctccacatattatcaaaaattaccacttcacttaacttagctatacatttacgagcgccataatgcccatacttacaatgtacgtagtctataagtgcatctacatgttgctccggaaaacatattttccaattctcctcactgtctttcctgcgcctaaataagacatctttatgcactttatagtagaccagtaattttgggtagtctggatgacctaatctactctttactaatttaatgttgtcatcctggttctgttccctccgtaggttcttacaaatgcgcttaattaagccatcgtcctggagctgcatgatggccaacattacttcattattatcggtatttcttaaaaatttcccttcttgtcctgtatctttcacacttcttgataaggcgtccgccacgatgttctcggaacccttaatgtatatcatcttataattaaattgctgtaaatacagggaccaccttcttaatctagcatgttttagctgacatgagtctaaatatgtaagggcactatggtctgtgtagatccaaatttcatgtcctaaaaggtacttttcaaatttttgcaggccgaaaataacagctaatgcttcaagttcagatatactataatttttctcggattgttgcaatgacctgctcgcaaaggctatggtcttgtggacttcctcttctccttctttttccaactgaaatagttcaactcctaacccgtaaccacaagcatcagatcccagacaaaatggtttcgaaaaatcgggatggttcaaaatcttactattaataagagcttctttcaattcttcaaacgccttctgacactcagaagtccatttataaactacatttttctttaagagttctcgcaggcacggtgcattgaataattgtccagacacaaattttctataaaacccaaacaaaccaaacatcccctttaatgctttacgtgttgtaggtgcagcataatcccttattgctctaatcttttctggatccggcatgataccatcgccactcactatgtgccccaagaatttaatttctttcttcacaaattcagttttgtctagcttcaatttcataccccccaattttatggccctcaatacttcatccaataacatacagtgttcctcccacgttggtgtcgatatcaaaacgtcgtctacatacactgtaattcttcttagtagatggtcccctaatacctgcgacatagctcttacaaaggcacatacacttatatttaaaccaaacggcaccaccttatactgataacatctaccttcgaataagaatgccgtgtactttcttgattcctttgctaacggtaggttccaatatccacaggtcacatccatggatgtaaagaacttagcacctttaaacttttgtagcagttcttcaatattctccggacggtcactctcaggtagtactattttgtttaatgctcgagcatccaacactagtctaattgagccatccttcttaggaactatgactagcgggttattgtacacactaacagccctttcaataattccccactctaacatattttgaattaagtcacgtactgcctccttatgtacttctgggattgcaaatggttttttgaagaaatgagcgtctttctgcactgtcaaaaaacactcataatcctttactagccctggttgatctgagaaaacctcggcatgtttgactagtatttgtcttaaatcgtttttccttgcttcatcaatatcaattaattctagtaatttctcctcgatcctatttctgacactcacaagctcagacggatcctctacttttttgccaccgtactcattatagccctccaagaatttctctgttttacaaatacatataggaaaatcattctgctcaggatcctcacatagctgcttaccgatgaaaggtatagtaattagtttacccttaatttttaccataacatcattggtagaaaaattcacccatccttcatatttattcaaaaagtcagcccccaccaatatgtctacactcagtccatttataactaagaagttctgtcttatttctacttccttaaatgctatgggtagaaacacttcctgttttactgtcttcttagtcttaccggttgctactacaatgttcaagccacttactggcatcttaacaatctgtttactgttagggagttcatttaccaagttctgggatactgcacagacttccgatccagtatctatcaaacatttaactggttcatttaatactcttagctctactatcggttgccctaagtactctttatttattttgggttctgcttcctccaataaatcttgcacaatttctctcctttcgaagcctgtcttttgggtggcaatcacattcacacttacagggtttatttcatgcttattatcaccctcaattctagtggcagctcctattagcctatccactattgctaagtcaaaacatttttccaatgtttccccctctttctcattaacctccttttctacgaccctatccaaggcgtcgtcattaacctctacctcctcctctaatctatcctcttcttcgtaactatctacaacatcaattatcttatcaagcacagtcacaaccctgccattattactgttctcacccctatccgacagctcttcattagttttactgtgcataatgtctttctgattattacccttataactagtacttagttcttcaataagtggcttcttatgattattcttacagttaattggttcattaacctccacttgacttaaagctactatctctgtctgttttacgttatcctccctaaattttgtagcaacaacatttatgttaggtggtcgttcaggctgctttcttatgaatggttttgccagcggatttaactttaaacgctgttgcctacgatcgccagcacactcgtagacaattaatggttttccgagcgcggtgcgtcatcactatgcctccagctgaccgcctcacctcctgacatctgtcggccgctgtcatactgctcgcgttcattgaacctgttaacatatgttcttcctctaccacgtgaactgccacggtatccgccgcctctctgaacacccatcctattaatgtttacatccgcgcgattgtcattctgcctagcaggcgggcgatgctccctcctcatgttttcttcttctttttggacggattcaaccctttctaaatactgtacgaacttgtcaatgttatctcggggcgcagatatgatcttagttttccagttccacggtagcttattttctacccctaatatgatctgttctgtttctaacttattactaaggtaggacagagttgttacccacctttgaacaaatcgtttgatgccctctctcttggggtcatacttctctcccgaccagaaccgattaagaacatccatctgctttctctttccccagtattcctcaaagaacgctaatttaaattctgacaatttcgcgtatttttcagaggctaaattcccccatactctggcctctcccatcaaatttgaagtgataaagcctatcttttgtttatcgctccatactttcggcaaaacgtcttcaaaatcgttccaaaattctctggggtgcatgttcttacttgggtcaaattttaaaaactgtctgtgggtaacatacgcaacctcggtagattcaattattccactggaaattatactaccactatggttagaaacacactgttctactttggttagtctgcattcatgcccacaaagttgctcattcacactttcactgaaatggcttatgtgagtctctaaattattgaccttatttacaacttgctctccaagtttctcacaccgaattttggtatcatttactttacattctaaggcggcatgattaatttcatgggaattctctaccacttttatgtgctcacatactttatctaattctgcatcaacatgggatttaaattgctgttgatcctcagtaacctgttcgattcgtgtcgtcaattcactttgcacttgaacaatattttctgtacattctagtttaacctgctgtatttcaacatttactttactactgagcactgctaaatcttgcttccaacagtctctgagatcggatattttggaatctaaatcagcgcccattttagtcatctcattacttaaatcagatcctaatttagacatttttgaatccattttacttgacatattagtttccatttgtgacatattagtttccaattttgacatactggaatccatcttacttgacatattggaatccaacacgttcatcttagttaatagattcatcagcatactggcgacattatccttcgccccctcatttgctgatacaatgtccctattaacattaactaccggcatgggtaactgtaactcactgggcactgacatatttggatctaactccaaactataattaacataggatgaatcagtcaaactactactgaaattgggttgagacacgtctaaactaaaattcatggggtcattttcccctgtctccatcccactatcacaacttagttccgcctttttgtcacttggttgaaactcagccatttttctcagtttgactccacaaacacacaaagttttcaaaagcactgtacttaactttgtgcttcggcgtgctgcgttgctgctagatgaaactgcgggtccgttcaccatacactgcaatgctgtaccagtttccgggcccccgctcgaatcagcgctgccaactgccactgctgtcgtcgcctctgcgtagtctccgtagctcgtcgtctgccagacgccgtcgtagactgctattccaatcggcgcgtagtcaccgaaaaattcttccgttccgtacaacacattacagttcacggacactttcactgtccttcctattcacgtggcgatatcaatttgtacgctacacagttcctacacatagcgagcacttctgtattgtccggtaattgtcactactgctttttttgaaattcactggaatttactatttttaattcccggccgatgcaccacttgcgacgggtcaggctcttatcgcgcagtttcctttccctgaaagaaaatccacctacctcgtttcttaggtagttgctgcactcgcctctcctgatagcagctactggaaaaattgcagaaaagcagtgttgaagaaactgcaatttaatagccgctcaccggaggccgcgatacatgtttgctgaaatacaatctatgagcaatcttcctaaataaattgagttattggaatggtagtaattgtttactcaaacgagaacgcgaagttggtaattctatttaagctctttattgtctttaagcctgatcatcagcccgctaatctacgtttgaagaaagttcagttcacaattctatccacactcaaaccccgccagaattacaaagttacggaatttacttaactgcaacacagacgattttctaacatacacgtttgcagtcgatgttcaataatagttcgttttttaacgttaatgctcgccataagcacttagtaaaagtttacgaagtaccgccacgcttttaattattaaagttactcgcgtctttcgcggaacgaaaagtcacaactcgctcaaactcacactacgcgttactggactcttccagtctcaaatcgcacagtaccgaaccgatgaagccgttttatgacttcattttacacattattcgcgaggacacatcaagcatgtctcttctcgatcacagttccttcgcgactcctcatcactcgcgactccctctcctagtctgctaaccgtcctcgcatctcattggctcacacatcacacagccaatcagaattaactctttgggtgcgcctcgcgccaaaatctagcacgcaccagtcatgacttctgaatcatttacgtcatgatttcttgttacacaaaatttactgtataatttaacaaaccgaaaggaaaactagactttactttatttccagaaattatttaaatactcgcgaacgttctggctgcttgtacaataccatacactcttggacatccgacattcactaagatggggaaccactggcgactctgttcccacggttacatcgtctgaacacttgcgagttccaacctagattttatacacttgcaaagaatggcgaatgtccctctttcattcactcaggcacactcattcactctcacctactcatataaaataactgttcacaaaaattcaaaacatttatggttttaacaaagttataggtgaatttctaaaagtaaaattctcaaaataaatacaaaagcacggaaggtgattttgtttcatagttggatggtcactgaaggtgatctatacataatggtatttatttagactcgaaaattgtagaaatttgcgttttctgtaagatttttctaatttccaaaatatgcaggtttcaaagctcaaatttggatgacttatttttattcataacagaaactagtatattaacttttaatttcctcaggttcctcagttagaagttattaaagatgaaagttccacgttatacacgcggctagttagcgcacaggtcttacattctcacggtacagacatgccatatggtcgtgacgtcagacgaacggacaccggtaatctgcccgctacagcacatatgctaatctgatggctactttacagtctgtctacatttcacagtaaatatttgatagaaaactgtgcgctcgcactagttgcgacgccacagacgGATATGGGACAAGAGCCAATTAGTGATGTCTATAGTGAAAGTATGGAAGGAAGTCAGCAACtaacaaagaaaagagaaaaaaaaaacaagactgcTTATCTGAGGTAAACGAAAAGATTAATCTAATGTCTCATGAGACGTAAGGAAACTGC
The Schistocerca gregaria isolate iqSchGreg1 chromosome 1, iqSchGreg1.2, whole genome shotgun sequence genome window above contains:
- the LOC126316641 gene encoding uncharacterized protein LOC126316641 gives rise to the protein MHSKTNEELSDRGENSNNGRVVTVLDKIIDVVDSYEEEDRLEEEVEVNDDALDRVVEKEVNEKEGETLEKCFDLAIVDRLIGAATRIEGDNKHEINPVSVNVIATQKTGFERREIVQDLLEEAEPKINKEYLGQPIVELRVLNEPVKCLIDTGSEVCAVSQNLVNELPNSKQIVKMPVSGLNIVVATGKTKKTVKQEVFLPIAFKEVEIRQNFLVINGLSVDILVGADFLNKYEGWVNFSTNDVMVKIKGKLITIPFIGKQLCEDPEQNDFPICICKTEKFLEGYNEYGGKKVEDPSELVSVRNRIEEKLLELIDIDEARKNDLRQILVKHAEVFSDQPGLVKDYECFLTVQKDAHFFKKPFAIPEVHKVLGLRNIVDLKRYVQKRDVARSE